In Salana multivorans, a single genomic region encodes these proteins:
- a CDS encoding sulfurtransferase, translating into MPVSADDTSDKLAQYAHPERLVSTQWLADRLDLVGTRDLAVVESDEDVLLYETGHIPGAVKIDWHLDLNDPVVRDYVDGEAFARLLERKGISRDTTVVVYGDRSNWWAAYALWVFTLFGHPDVRLLDGGRDAWIAEGRELTIAPSAPEPGGYPVVERDDAVVRAFREDVTAALRGDGGPTALVDIRSPQEYTGERLHMPDYPEEGALRGGHIPTAVNAPWALAVDVDGTFKPRAELAAIYGSPAGADAQAGSGLGLAPDQPVITYCRIGERSSHTWFVLTHLLGFADVRNYDGSWTEWGNAVRVPIATGGEPGSA; encoded by the coding sequence ATGCCCGTCAGCGCCGATGACACCAGCGACAAGCTCGCGCAGTACGCCCACCCCGAGCGGCTCGTGAGCACGCAGTGGCTCGCCGACCGGCTCGACCTCGTCGGGACGCGCGACCTCGCCGTCGTGGAGTCCGACGAGGACGTCCTGCTCTACGAGACGGGGCACATCCCCGGCGCGGTCAAGATCGACTGGCACCTCGACCTGAACGACCCCGTCGTGCGCGACTACGTCGACGGCGAGGCCTTCGCCCGTCTCCTGGAGCGCAAGGGCATCTCGCGCGACACGACGGTCGTCGTCTACGGCGACCGGTCGAACTGGTGGGCGGCCTACGCGCTGTGGGTGTTCACGCTGTTCGGCCACCCCGACGTGCGCCTGCTCGACGGTGGCCGGGACGCCTGGATCGCCGAGGGGCGCGAGCTGACGATCGCCCCGAGCGCGCCGGAGCCCGGCGGCTATCCGGTCGTGGAGCGCGACGACGCCGTGGTCCGCGCGTTCCGCGAGGACGTGACCGCCGCGCTCCGGGGCGACGGCGGGCCGACCGCGCTGGTCGACATCCGCTCGCCGCAGGAGTACACGGGCGAGCGCCTCCACATGCCCGACTACCCCGAGGAGGGTGCGCTGCGCGGCGGTCACATCCCCACGGCGGTCAACGCGCCGTGGGCGCTCGCGGTCGACGTCGACGGCACGTTCAAGCCGCGCGCCGAGCTGGCGGCGATCTACGGCTCCCCGGCCGGTGCCGACGCCCAGGCCGGCTCGGGCCTCGGACTCGCGCCCGACCAGCCGGTCATCACGTACTGCCGGATCGGCGAGCGGTCCAGCCACACGTGGTTCGTGCTCACGCACCTGCTCGGGTTCGCGGACGTGCGCAACTACGACGGGTCGTGGACCGAGTGGGGCAACGCGGTGCGCGTGCCGATCGCGACGGGCGGGGAGCCCGGGTCCGCCTGA